A stretch of the Miscanthus floridulus cultivar M001 unplaced genomic scaffold, ASM1932011v1 os_1697_1, whole genome shotgun sequence genome encodes the following:
- the LOC136534228 gene encoding transmembrane E3 ubiquitin-protein ligase FLY1-like isoform X3, with amino-acid sequence MVANSGADGEPLQEEDYFLSNPYHLLRIFSSQVFQESSEEKSQRKNSLTYDMEKHCNTEIAAKVVRVSSNPNDGEHEKYRLEGLVESPAVHDDGECFSPILLNATSLNVEVYYNKAVSYTLMVTFISFLQVLLLIRQMEHSNTQSGAAKVSILMIGQQVIMDAYLCLLHLTAGILVESIFNAFATAAFFKFVVFSIFEMRCHSFGRNPSNV; translated from the exons ATGGTAGCAAACAG TGGCGCAGATGGTGAACCACTTCAGGAAGAGGATTACTTTTTGTCAAATCCATACCATTTG CTGCGGATTTTCTCCTCTCAAGTGTTCCAAGAATCTTCTGAAGAGAAGAGCCAAAGGAAGAATT CTCTCACATATGACATGGAGAAACATTGCAACACAGAAATAGCTGCTAAGGTTGTTCGTGTGTCATCTAACCCAAATG ATGGAGAACACGAGAAGTACCGTTTGGAGGGTTTGGTGGAGAGTCCAGCTGTCCATGATGATGGGGAATGCTTCTCTCCTATCTTATTGAATGCAACTTCTTTGAATGTTGAAGTTTATTACAACAAAGCAGTTAGCTACACACTGATGGTCACTTTT ATCTCTTTCCTTCAAGTTTTGCTGCTGATTAGACAAATGGAGCATAGCAACACTCAATCC GGAGCTGCTAAGGTTTCTATTTTAATGATTGGCCAACAagttatcatggatgcatatctcTGTCTACTTCACCTGACTGCTGGGATATTGGTTG AGTCAATCTTTAACGCCTTCGCAACGGCTGCATTCTTCAAATTTGTTGTATTTTCTATTTTTGAAATGAG ATGTCATTCTTTTGGGAGGAATCCTTCTAATGTATGA
- the LOC136534228 gene encoding transmembrane E3 ubiquitin-protein ligase FLY1-like isoform X1 — protein MLDGEHEKYRLEGLVESPAVHDDGECFSPILLNATSLNVEVYYNKAVSYTLMVTFISFLQVLLLIRQMEHSNTQSGAAKVSILMIGQQVIMDAYLCLLHLTAGILVESIFNAFATAAFFKFVVFSIFEMRYLLAIWKASSPLNSGEGWEIMRRELSVLYSRFYVILLGGILLMYELHNFLRPLLLLMYSFWVPQIMTSVIRDTRKPLHPQYILGMTVTRLAIPLYMLLLQHYLGSRCFIPRQVLTI, from the exons ATG CTAGATGGAGAACACGAGAAGTACCGTTTGGAGGGTTTGGTGGAGAGTCCAGCTGTCCATGATGATGGGGAATGCTTCTCTCCTATCTTATTGAATGCAACTTCTTTGAATGTTGAAGTTTATTACAACAAAGCAGTTAGCTACACACTGATGGTCACTTTT ATCTCTTTCCTTCAAGTTTTGCTGCTGATTAGACAAATGGAGCATAGCAACACTCAATCC GGAGCTGCTAAGGTTTCTATTTTAATGATTGGCCAACAagttatcatggatgcatatctcTGTCTACTTCACCTGACTGCTGGGATATTGGTTG AGTCAATCTTTAACGCCTTCGCAACGGCTGCATTCTTCAAATTTGTTGTATTTTCTATTTTTGAAATGAGGTACCTTCTCGCCATATGGAAAGCAAGTAGTCCTTTAAACAGTGGAGAAGGTTGGGAGATAATGAGGCGAGAGCTGTCTGTACTTTACAGCCGCTTTT ATGTCATTCTTTTGGGAGGAATCCTTCTAATGTATGAGCTGCACAATTTCTTACGCCCACTTCTTCTCCTGATGTACTCCTTTTGGGTACCTCAAATTATGACAAGTGTCATCAGGGACACAAGAAAACCTCTGCACCCGCAATATATTTTAGGCATGACAGTTACCCGCCTTGCTATTCCATTGTACATGCTTCTGCTTCAGCACTATCTTGGTTCTCGCTGCTTTATTCCTCGCCAGGTATTAACTATATAA
- the LOC136534228 gene encoding transmembrane E3 ubiquitin-protein ligase FLY1-like isoform X2, with product MVANSGADGEPLQEEDYFLSNPYHLLRIFSSQVFQESSEEKSQRKNSLTYDMEKHCNTEIAAKVVRVSSNPNDGEHEKYRLEGLVESPAVHDDGECFSPILLNATSLNVEVYYNKAVSYTLMVTFISFLQVLLLIRQMEHSNTQSGAAKVSILMIGQQVIMDAYLCLLHLTAGILVESIFNAFATAAFFKFVVFSIFEMRYLLAIWKASSPLNSGEGWEIMRRELSVLYSRFCK from the exons ATGGTAGCAAACAG TGGCGCAGATGGTGAACCACTTCAGGAAGAGGATTACTTTTTGTCAAATCCATACCATTTG CTGCGGATTTTCTCCTCTCAAGTGTTCCAAGAATCTTCTGAAGAGAAGAGCCAAAGGAAGAATT CTCTCACATATGACATGGAGAAACATTGCAACACAGAAATAGCTGCTAAGGTTGTTCGTGTGTCATCTAACCCAAATG ATGGAGAACACGAGAAGTACCGTTTGGAGGGTTTGGTGGAGAGTCCAGCTGTCCATGATGATGGGGAATGCTTCTCTCCTATCTTATTGAATGCAACTTCTTTGAATGTTGAAGTTTATTACAACAAAGCAGTTAGCTACACACTGATGGTCACTTTT ATCTCTTTCCTTCAAGTTTTGCTGCTGATTAGACAAATGGAGCATAGCAACACTCAATCC GGAGCTGCTAAGGTTTCTATTTTAATGATTGGCCAACAagttatcatggatgcatatctcTGTCTACTTCACCTGACTGCTGGGATATTGGTTG AGTCAATCTTTAACGCCTTCGCAACGGCTGCATTCTTCAAATTTGTTGTATTTTCTATTTTTGAAATGAGGTACCTTCTCGCCATATGGAAAGCAAGTAGTCCTTTAAACAGTGGAGAAGGTTGGGAGATAATGAGGCGAGAGCTGTCTGTACTTTACAGCCGCTTTTGTAAGTAG